One stretch of Campylobacter sp. CCS1377 DNA includes these proteins:
- the sstT gene encoding serine/threonine transporter SstT, with the protein MFFKLVEKYKNGNLILQISIGIVLGILVGLFSKYLASFSMQSSQNLIEFVSIFGNLFTGALKAIAPILVFILILTSICTKEFTQNSAKMKNIVFLYIIGTFLASASAVIVSFIFPIELILNGVQKASNASPAHISDVFKDLLFKIVDNPINALSSGNYIGILAWAIGAGIALRHCSIEAKQIFIDINEGVLKIVKFIVKLAPFGIFGLVANSVAQTGSDGLLSYLKLLIILVFTMLFVAFVINALIVFIYTKKNPFPLIFICIRHSAVFAFFTRSSAANIPVNMSLCAKLGIDKDLYSISIPLGATINMAGAAVTIAILSLSAAHTVGIEVGLFQAILLSIIATFAACGASGVAGGSLLLIPLACSLFNIDYDIAMQVVAVGFIIGVIQDSTETALNSSTDVLFTAICSKNELNYNLK; encoded by the coding sequence ATGTTTTTTAAACTTGTAGAAAAATACAAAAACGGAAATTTAATCTTACAAATTAGCATTGGTATTGTATTAGGAATTTTAGTGGGGCTTTTTTCAAAATATTTAGCTTCTTTTTCAATGCAAAGCTCGCAAAATTTAATCGAATTTGTTAGCATTTTTGGTAATCTTTTCACAGGCGCACTCAAAGCCATAGCTCCGATCTTAGTTTTTATTTTAATTTTAACTTCAATTTGCACCAAAGAATTCACTCAAAATAGTGCAAAAATGAAAAATATAGTCTTTTTATACATAATAGGCACTTTTTTAGCATCAGCAAGCGCGGTAATAGTAAGCTTTATTTTTCCTATAGAACTTATTTTAAATGGAGTTCAAAAAGCAAGCAATGCTTCTCCTGCTCACATTAGTGATGTGTTTAAGGATTTATTATTTAAGATTGTAGATAATCCCATCAACGCGCTTTCAAGTGGAAATTATATAGGAATTTTAGCTTGGGCAATAGGTGCTGGAATTGCCTTAAGACATTGTTCTATCGAAGCGAAGCAAATTTTTATTGATATCAATGAAGGGGTTTTAAAAATTGTTAAATTTATAGTTAAACTTGCTCCTTTTGGAATTTTTGGACTTGTGGCAAATTCAGTCGCACAAACAGGTTCTGATGGGCTTTTGAGTTATTTAAAATTACTTATAATTTTAGTTTTTACTATGCTATTTGTGGCCTTTGTGATTAATGCTTTAATTGTTTTTATTTACACGAAAAAAAATCCTTTTCCTTTAATTTTTATTTGCATCAGGCACAGTGCTGTTTTTGCATTTTTTACAAGAAGTTCGGCAGCCAATATCCCTGTAAATATGTCACTTTGCGCAAAACTTGGCATTGATAAAGATCTTTATAGTATTTCAATCCCACTAGGCGCTACGATCAATATGGCAGGAGCTGCCGTAACCATAGCCATTTTAAGTCTTAGTGCAGCTCATACTGTTGGTATTGAAGTGGGACTTTTTCAAGCTATTTTACTTAGTATCATCGCAACTTTCGCAGCTTGTGGTGCAAGCGGAGTGGCTGGCGGATCACTTTTGCTTATCCCTTTGGCTTGTTCTTTGTTTAATATAGATTATGATATAGCTATGCAAGTGGTTGCGGTAGGTTTTATTATAGGCGTGATTCAAGATAGCACAGAAACTGCTTTAAATAGCTCAACTGATGTATTATTTACTGCGATTTGTTCTAAAAATGAGTTAAACTATAATCTCAAATAA
- the metK gene encoding methionine adenosyltransferase, which translates to MYLFTSEVVSAGHPDKCADIIADTIVDILLKNDKNSRVASEVFVAGNKVVIGGEVKSNHKLSKLDYDNLVKDVLKNIGYTGSGHFSKEQCLHPDEVDVMVFLNEQSADINQGVDQEDGETGAGDQGIMFGFASCEANEYMPAAISYARMLCDKVYAYAKANPHELGVDIKTQVTIDYGTKANFENCKPQSIHTIVVSAPCVESMKIEDLRTLINKLILETNLPKELFDPAKTRILINPTGKYVNHSSLHDSGLTGRKLIVDSFGGYSPIGGGAQSSKDYTKVDRSGLYAGRWLAKNIVAAGLAKKCIVQLSYAIGVAKPTSVSVDCMGTNTSANDDVLSEFVMKNFPLTPNWIRDKFALDKPSEDTFLYADVAARGQVGQKDYPWEKLDAIEQFKTLL; encoded by the coding sequence ATGTATCTATTCACTTCAGAAGTCGTAAGCGCAGGTCATCCAGACAAATGTGCTGATATAATCGCTGATACAATAGTGGATATACTCTTGAAAAATGACAAAAATTCAAGGGTGGCGAGTGAGGTTTTTGTCGCAGGAAATAAGGTTGTGATAGGGGGCGAAGTTAAGTCAAATCACAAACTTAGCAAACTTGATTACGATAATTTAGTTAAAGATGTTTTGAAAAACATTGGCTATACAGGAAGTGGGCATTTTAGTAAAGAGCAGTGCTTGCATCCTGATGAGGTTGATGTTATGGTGTTTTTAAATGAACAAAGCGCTGATATTAATCAAGGCGTGGATCAAGAAGATGGCGAAACAGGAGCAGGTGATCAAGGTATTATGTTTGGTTTTGCAAGTTGTGAGGCTAATGAGTATATGCCAGCAGCTATTTCTTATGCAAGAATGCTTTGTGATAAGGTTTATGCTTATGCAAAGGCTAATCCGCATGAGCTTGGTGTGGATATTAAAACTCAAGTAACGATTGATTATGGAACAAAAGCAAATTTTGAAAATTGCAAACCGCAAAGTATCCATACTATAGTCGTTTCTGCACCTTGTGTTGAAAGCATGAAAATAGAAGATTTAAGAACTTTAATTAATAAACTTATTTTAGAAACAAATTTACCAAAAGAACTTTTTGATCCAGCTAAAACAAGAATTTTAATCAATCCAACTGGAAAATATGTCAACCACTCTTCTTTACATGATAGTGGATTAACCGGAAGAAAACTCATAGTAGATAGTTTTGGGGGATATTCTCCAATAGGCGGTGGTGCGCAATCGAGTAAAGATTATACAAAAGTTGATAGAAGTGGGCTTTATGCAGGTAGATGGTTAGCTAAGAATATCGTCGCAGCGGGACTTGCTAAAAAATGTATAGTTCAGCTTAGCTATGCTATAGGTGTTGCAAAACCAACTTCTGTAAGTGTAGATTGTATGGGGACAAATACAAGTGCAAATGATGATGTTTTGAGTGAATTTGTAATGAAAAATTTCCCTTTAACCCCAAATTGGATTCGCGATAAATTTGCTCTTGATAAGCCAAGTGAGGATACTTTTTTATATGCTGATGTTGCAGCACGCGGTCAAGTAGGACAAAAAGACTATCCTTGGGAAAAGCTTGATGCGATAGAGCAATTTAAAACATTATTATAA
- a CDS encoding apolipoprotein N-acyltransferase produces the protein MKSKLNFLPFSSLLLEKLNPNSTIFKIIKVFFAAILLSNPIYFSFFENLFLEFISPFLAIWGLILLLKSSAKEYFWIGFFIGIFWFWWVGLSSIYFDLSYLIPFIILLMGLIYGILFRICHLFKYDFLRLCAIFALTYIHPLGFDWLNWGIFTVYGVFDASFRGTVGIFLITYFIYEKYISRYYKLAIIAIIFFSSLQYSQKQAEQLNLNYELINTNISQDQKTQSQYFLQNSEQILAWVKDAIIKKKDLVVLPETSFAFDIKYAYNGLYFDTLKELSRDITIVVGAFNIQEDKTYNSTYIFDKGEVKILNKYYLVPFGEEIPFFKDLVQTYFLPNIEEFQRGNEFNQYTLNNQNITNAICYEATKEVLYKNSKIIIAISNNAWFNYSSEYKLQKLLIQFYASKYGVTVYHATNGKESDIIKPKEIFVQKIKNYFNK, from the coding sequence ATGAAGTCAAAATTGAATTTTCTGCCATTTTCTTCCCTTTTATTAGAAAAATTAAACCCTAATTCTACCATTTTTAAAATAATAAAAGTCTTTTTTGCAGCAATTTTACTTTCAAATCCTATATATTTTTCTTTTTTTGAAAATTTATTTTTAGAATTTATCAGCCCATTTTTAGCAATTTGGGGCTTGATACTTTTATTAAAATCTAGTGCCAAAGAATATTTTTGGATAGGGTTTTTTATTGGAATATTTTGGTTTTGGTGGGTAGGGCTTAGTTCTATTTATTTTGATTTATCTTATTTAATTCCTTTTATTATCTTGCTTATGGGCTTAATTTATGGGATTTTATTTAGAATTTGTCATCTTTTTAAATATGATTTTTTAAGGCTTTGTGCTATTTTTGCCCTTACTTATATTCATCCTTTAGGCTTTGATTGGCTTAATTGGGGAATTTTCACTGTTTATGGTGTGTTTGATGCAAGTTTTCGTGGCACGGTGGGAATTTTTTTAATCACTTATTTTATCTATGAAAAATACATTTCAAGATATTATAAATTAGCCATTATTGCCATTATCTTTTTTTCATCTTTACAATACTCGCAAAAACAAGCAGAGCAATTAAATTTAAATTATGAACTTATAAACACAAATATTTCTCAAGATCAAAAAACACAAAGCCAATACTTTTTACAAAATTCAGAGCAAATTTTAGCTTGGGTTAAAGATGCTATCATTAAGAAAAAAGACTTGGTTGTTTTGCCTGAAACTTCCTTTGCTTTTGATATAAAATACGCTTATAATGGTCTTTATTTTGATACCTTAAAAGAGCTTTCAAGGGACATTACTATTGTCGTTGGAGCCTTTAACATACAAGAAGATAAAACCTACAATAGCACTTATATTTTTGACAAAGGCGAAGTAAAAATTCTAAACAAATACTATCTTGTGCCCTTTGGAGAAGAAATTCCTTTTTTCAAAGACTTGGTACAAACTTATTTTTTACCAAATATAGAAGAATTTCAAAGAGGAAATGAATTTAACCAATACACCTTAAACAACCAAAACATAACAAATGCGATTTGTTATGAAGCAACCAAAGAAGTGCTTTATAAAAATTCAAAAATCATCATAGCCATTTCAAACAATGCTTGGTTTAATTACTCAAGTGAGTATAAATTGCAAAAATTACTCATACAATTTTACGCAAGTAAATATGGTGTAACCGTGTATCACGCCACTAATGGAAAAGAAAGTGACATTATAAAACCTAAAGAAATATTTGTGCAAAAAATTAAAAATTATTTTAACAAGTAA
- the yajC gene encoding preprotein translocase subunit YajC yields the protein MAENSILTSLLPLVVLFAIFYFLVIRPQQKQAKNHRLMIDSLQKGDKIITNGGLICEVIKPEEDFIKVKLNEENVTAKISREFVAKKIDA from the coding sequence ATGGCAGAAAATTCAATTTTGACTTCATTGTTACCTCTTGTCGTATTATTTGCGATTTTTTATTTTTTGGTTATTAGACCTCAGCAAAAACAGGCTAAAAACCATAGATTGATGATTGATTCCTTGCAAAAAGGAGATAAAATCATCACAAATGGTGGGCTGATTTGTGAAGTGATAAAACCAGAAGAGGATTTTATCAAAGTTAAACTTAATGAAGAAAATGTTACCGCAAAAATTTCAAGAGAATTTGTAGCAAAGAAAATTGATGCGTAA
- the secD gene encoding protein translocase subunit SecD: MRNFKITYRLIIFTAVFVFGIVFAMPSFMQSQSGAKINLGLDLQGGLYMLLGVDNEEAIKSKIKSIASSLNYSIEKENIIIDRFSVDNDRIDFSLLDENDVEKMDLILKDINGLAVNFSNLHYSISLTPEEIKATQDYAILQAVETIRNRLDEFGLAEPTVAKQGEDKILVELAGIKTREDELRAKERITKAAHLQLMEVDDARMNQVYNMSEADAAQYGDVILSDARNENIKYIVKSIPILDGSTLTDAKVAFSQNNTPVINFTLNSEGAKKFGDYTEKSVGKRLAIVLDNKVYSAPSINERIGGGSGQISGSFTTEEARDVAVALRSGALLAPVKLLEQRSIGPSLGADSIKMSMIALIGASIAIVVFMMMYYGIAGVFANIALFVNVLVIIAVMAMFGATLTLPGMAGLVLTVGMAVDANVIINERIRELLREGASIKTSIEQGYKNAMTAIIDSNVTSLVTSVALYAYGTGPVKGFAVTLGIGILVSMITAIWGTHGMFDYFMRSIEKSNNTRLWFGYRRV; encoded by the coding sequence ATGCGTAATTTTAAAATCACTTATCGCTTGATTATTTTTACAGCGGTGTTTGTTTTTGGGATCGTGTTTGCAATGCCTTCATTTATGCAATCACAAAGTGGTGCTAAGATTAATTTAGGGCTTGATTTGCAAGGCGGACTTTATATGCTTTTGGGTGTAGATAATGAAGAAGCAATAAAATCTAAAATCAAATCCATTGCTTCATCGCTAAATTATTCTATCGAAAAAGAAAATATCATTATTGATCGTTTTAGTGTGGATAATGATAGGATAGATTTTAGTTTACTTGATGAAAATGATGTAGAAAAAATGGATCTAATCTTAAAAGATATCAATGGCTTGGCTGTGAATTTTTCGAATTTGCATTATTCTATTTCTTTAACCCCAGAAGAGATTAAAGCTACGCAAGATTATGCTATTTTGCAAGCTGTTGAAACCATACGCAATAGACTTGATGAATTTGGATTGGCTGAACCAACAGTTGCAAAGCAAGGTGAAGATAAAATTTTAGTCGAACTAGCAGGGATTAAAACCAGAGAAGATGAACTAAGGGCTAAAGAAAGAATTACAAAGGCTGCGCATTTACAATTAATGGAAGTAGATGATGCGAGAATGAATCAAGTTTATAATATGAGCGAAGCTGATGCAGCGCAATATGGCGATGTGATTTTAAGTGATGCAAGAAATGAAAATATCAAATATATCGTTAAAAGCATACCCATACTTGATGGATCTACGCTTACGGATGCTAAAGTTGCCTTTTCGCAAAACAATACTCCTGTGATTAATTTTACTCTAAATTCAGAAGGGGCAAAAAAATTTGGTGATTATACAGAAAAAAGTGTTGGAAAGCGTTTGGCTATAGTGCTTGATAATAAAGTTTATTCCGCGCCTTCTATTAATGAGCGCATAGGTGGAGGAAGCGGACAAATCAGTGGAAGTTTCACAACTGAAGAAGCAAGAGATGTAGCCGTAGCTTTAAGAAGTGGGGCTTTACTTGCTCCTGTTAAACTTTTAGAACAAAGAAGCATAGGACCATCTTTGGGTGCAGATAGCATTAAAATGAGTATGATAGCACTCATTGGTGCATCAATAGCCATTGTTGTTTTTATGATGATGTATTATGGTATCGCAGGGGTTTTTGCTAATATAGCTTTATTTGTAAATGTTCTTGTGATTATAGCTGTAATGGCAATGTTTGGAGCAACCCTAACTTTACCAGGTATGGCAGGACTTGTTTTAACTGTAGGTATGGCAGTGGATGCTAATGTGATTATTAATGAGCGTATTCGCGAGCTTTTACGCGAAGGTGCAAGTATAAAGACCAGTATAGAACAAGGCTATAAAAATGCTATGACAGCCATTATTGATTCTAATGTAACTTCTTTGGTGACTTCGGTTGCGCTTTATGCTTATGGGACAGGACCAGTCAAAGGTTTTGCTGTGACTTTGGGGATTGGAATTTTGGTGTCTATGATTACTGCGATTTGGGGAACGCATGGAATGTTTGACTATTTTATGCGTAGCATTGAAAAAAGCAATAATACAAGACTTTGGTTTGGTTATAGGAGAGTTTGA
- the secF gene encoding protein translocase subunit SecF: MQFFSQKKIYDFMRMRFAAISLSAFLVLGSIYLLFDRGLQYGIDFSGGTLIQLKYDKAAPINDIREILTGVGGFVNLSVTEFGSADEVTIRFSGSNDNLGTDIGESISSLLKQTGNFEIRRADVVGPKVGDELRNKGLMAIAVSLIAILIYIAVRFEWRFAMAAIITEIHDVIITLGAISLFRIDVNLDTLAAVLTVLGYSLNDTIIIFDRIRDGIKSSKSTELPSIINESVSATLSRTVLTSGLTLATVVILYFFGGSMIEGFSLALIVGMVAGTLSSIFVASPALLWFKFSVLDFRNKELEKLKRKQDKEKLRSMYENGRV, translated from the coding sequence ATGCAATTTTTTAGCCAGAAAAAAATTTATGATTTTATGAGAATGCGTTTTGCTGCGATCTCTCTTTCGGCATTTTTGGTTTTAGGATCGATTTATCTGCTTTTTGACAGAGGTTTGCAATATGGCATTGATTTTAGTGGAGGAACTTTAATCCAGTTAAAATACGACAAAGCTGCACCTATTAATGATATCAGAGAAATTTTAACTGGAGTGGGTGGCTTTGTGAATTTATCTGTGACGGAATTTGGCAGTGCTGATGAGGTAACCATTCGTTTTTCTGGAAGCAATGATAATCTTGGTACTGATATTGGCGAGAGTATATCTTCGCTTTTAAAGCAAACAGGGAATTTTGAAATTCGTCGTGCTGATGTTGTGGGTCCAAAAGTGGGTGATGAGCTTAGAAATAAAGGTTTAATGGCTATTGCAGTATCTTTGATTGCGATATTAATTTACATTGCTGTGCGTTTTGAATGGCGTTTTGCTATGGCGGCTATTATTACTGAAATTCACGATGTTATCATTACTTTGGGTGCTATTTCTTTATTTAGAATTGATGTGAATTTGGATACTCTAGCAGCAGTTTTAACGGTGCTTGGGTATTCTTTAAACGATACGATTATTATTTTTGATAGAATTCGTGATGGAATTAAGAGTAGCAAAAGCACTGAACTTCCTTCAATTATCAATGAAAGCGTTTCGGCAACTTTATCCAGAACTGTTTTAACTTCAGGTCTCACTTTAGCTACTGTCGTGATACTTTATTTCTTTGGTGGTTCTATGATAGAAGGCTTTTCTTTAGCTTTGATTGTGGGTATGGTAGCAGGGACTTTGAGTTCGATTTTTGTAGCAAGTCCTGCCTTGCTTTGGTTTAAATTCAGTGTTTTGGATTTTAGAAACAAAGAATTAGAAAAACTAAAACGAAAGCAAGATAAAGAAAAACTTAGATCTATGTACGAAAATGGTAGAGTTTAA
- the leuS gene encoding leucine--tRNA ligase, which translates to MAYNASVIEKKWQEIWDKNGYFEPKDDLTLPKKYILSMFPYPSGRIHMGHVRNYSIGDAMARYYRKMGFNVLHPIGFDSFGMPAENAAIKHKIHPKTWTYENIAYMQNELFSLGFSFSKKRMLATSDPLYTKFEQEFFIKMYEKGLIYTKEANVNWCEQDQTVLANEQVEDGKCWRCGHEVVQKKMPGYYVKITVYADELLKELENLKDKWPSQVLTMQENWIGKSEGLEFSLKLDEESIKKTNENGFEVFTTRADTIYGVSYVALAPEHKIVQNLLSKNHLEKSIADKIKAMQNQSPRERQISEKEGYFLGIYAIHPLTKEKIPVWVANFVLADYGSGAVMAVPAHDERDFEFASKYKLDIKQVIESENTTLPFTQKTGKLIESGEFSGLDSNEARLKIIAKFEKDGIGKRVVNFKIRDWGVSRQRYWGAPIPMIKCETCGIVPQKIENLPITLPEDVEITGEGNPLEKHPTWKNCICPKCGQEAQKETDTLDTFFESSWYFARFASDERTWQEKALDEKSVKYWMSVDQYIGGIEHAILHLLYARFFQKALRDLGYLSDDEPFSRLLTQGMVLKDGAKMSKSKGNVVDPDEIIKKYGADTARLFILFAAPPAKELEWNDDALEGAYRFICKLFDRAMGLKPQEFPLIDHSTLTKKEKYARLKVYEALKKSFEVYEQNFAFNTLIAACMEALNALNSVKNEKLSIEGFYIILNILEPIIPHVCFELSEYLFKLQNFSKLELKDEVFEKESLNLAVSINGKKRAEFEVSSSANKEEILELAKKSVAKWLEGKTLVKEIYIEQKLVNLVIK; encoded by the coding sequence ATGGCTTATAATGCAAGTGTGATAGAAAAAAAATGGCAAGAAATTTGGGATAAAAATGGCTATTTTGAACCAAAAGATGATTTAACCTTACCTAAAAAATACATTTTATCGATGTTTCCTTATCCAAGCGGACGTATTCATATGGGGCATGTGAGAAATTATAGTATAGGTGATGCTATGGCTAGGTATTATCGAAAGATGGGATTTAATGTTTTGCATCCAATCGGTTTTGATAGTTTTGGTATGCCAGCTGAAAATGCAGCGATAAAGCATAAAATTCATCCTAAAACTTGGACTTATGAAAATATAGCTTATATGCAAAATGAGCTTTTTTCTTTGGGCTTTTCTTTTTCTAAAAAAAGAATGCTTGCAACTTCTGATCCGCTTTATACAAAATTTGAGCAAGAATTTTTTATCAAAATGTATGAAAAGGGTTTGATTTATACCAAAGAAGCAAATGTTAATTGGTGTGAGCAAGATCAAACCGTTTTGGCAAATGAGCAAGTCGAAGATGGAAAATGTTGGCGTTGTGGGCATGAAGTGGTGCAGAAAAAAATGCCAGGATATTATGTAAAAATCACCGTTTATGCAGATGAGCTTTTAAAAGAACTTGAAAATTTAAAAGATAAATGGCCTTCTCAAGTTTTAACCATGCAAGAAAATTGGATAGGTAAAAGTGAAGGTTTGGAATTTAGTTTAAAACTTGATGAAGAAAGCATTAAAAAAACAAATGAGAATGGCTTTGAAGTCTTTACCACAAGAGCAGATACGATTTATGGTGTTTCTTATGTGGCTTTAGCGCCAGAGCACAAAATCGTGCAAAATTTATTAAGTAAAAATCACTTAGAAAAAAGCATAGCAGATAAAATTAAAGCTATGCAAAATCAAAGTCCAAGAGAAAGACAAATCAGTGAAAAAGAAGGATATTTCTTAGGAATTTATGCTATTCATCCTTTAACTAAAGAAAAAATCCCAGTTTGGGTAGCAAATTTTGTTTTGGCTGATTATGGTAGTGGTGCGGTTATGGCAGTGCCTGCGCATGATGAAAGAGATTTTGAATTTGCTAGTAAATATAAACTTGATATCAAGCAAGTTATTGAAAGTGAAAACACTACACTTCCTTTTACGCAAAAAACAGGAAAGCTTATAGAAAGTGGCGAATTTAGCGGACTTGACTCTAATGAAGCAAGACTTAAAATCATAGCCAAATTTGAAAAAGATGGCATTGGTAAAAGGGTTGTGAATTTTAAAATTCGTGATTGGGGCGTTTCAAGACAAAGATATTGGGGTGCGCCTATCCCTATGATTAAATGCGAAACTTGTGGTATAGTGCCTCAAAAAATAGAAAATTTACCTATTACCTTACCTGAAGATGTAGAAATTACAGGCGAAGGAAATCCACTTGAAAAGCATCCTACTTGGAAAAATTGTATTTGTCCAAAATGCGGACAAGAAGCACAAAAAGAGACTGATACTTTGGATACTTTTTTTGAAAGTTCTTGGTATTTTGCGCGTTTTGCGAGTGATGAGAGAACTTGGCAAGAAAAGGCTTTAGATGAAAAAAGTGTGAAGTATTGGATGAGTGTGGATCAATATATTGGTGGGATTGAACATGCAATTTTACATTTGCTTTATGCAAGATTTTTTCAAAAAGCTCTAAGGGACTTAGGATATTTAAGTGATGATGAGCCTTTTAGCAGACTTTTAACTCAAGGTATGGTTTTAAAAGATGGAGCTAAAATGTCTAAATCAAAAGGCAATGTGGTAGATCCTGATGAGATTATTAAAAAATATGGAGCAGATACTGCAAGACTTTTCATACTTTTTGCAGCGCCACCTGCTAAAGAACTTGAATGGAATGATGATGCGCTCGAAGGTGCTTATAGATTTATTTGTAAGCTTTTTGATAGGGCTATGGGGCTTAAGCCTCAAGAATTTCCACTTATAGATCATAGTACGCTTACAAAAAAAGAAAAATATGCGAGATTAAAAGTTTATGAAGCTTTGAAAAAATCTTTTGAAGTGTATGAGCAAAATTTTGCTTTTAATACCTTAATTGCTGCTTGTATGGAAGCTTTAAATGCTTTAAATTCTGTTAAAAATGAAAAGCTTAGCATCGAGGGTTTTTATATTATTTTAAATATTTTAGAGCCTATTATCCCGCATGTTTGTTTTGAATTAAGTGAGTATTTATTTAAACTTCAAAATTTCTCAAAGCTTGAACTTAAGGATGAAGTCTTTGAAAAAGAAAGCTTAAATTTAGCCGTGAGTATAAATGGCAAAAAGCGTGCTGAATTTGAAGTTTCAAGCTCTGCTAATAAAGAAGAAATTTTAGAACTTGCTAAAAAAAGCGTAGCAAAATGGCTTGAGGGCAAGACTTTGGTTAAAGAAATTTATATAGAACAAAAACTTGTGAATTTGGTAATTAAATGA
- the lptE gene encoding LPS assembly lipoprotein LptE, which produces MRKIILSIWVLFFGACGYMPTSKIVGNIFGERIYVNVEISQQDPRNSVFIIDSIREIVLNKFNKKIVSKNEADTIINVRTNSLVFIPLIYDENGYVVNYKAKLILEFEIIYQDGTKDFVQTSGSYDFAILPNSIISDTARFEAIKNASSEAFDEFVSIMAIKGQINAKHQ; this is translated from the coding sequence ATGAGAAAAATTATTTTAAGCATATGGGTATTATTTTTTGGAGCTTGTGGTTATATGCCGACAAGTAAAATTGTAGGTAATATTTTTGGAGAACGCATTTATGTTAATGTCGAAATCAGCCAGCAAGATCCAAGAAACAGTGTTTTTATCATAGATTCTATCCGCGAGATTGTTTTAAATAAATTCAATAAGAAAATAGTTTCTAAAAATGAAGCTGACACTATAATCAATGTGCGAACTAATAGTTTAGTATTCATACCTTTGATTTATGATGAAAATGGTTATGTGGTTAATTATAAAGCCAAATTAATTTTGGAATTTGAAATTATTTACCAAGATGGGACTAAGGATTTTGTGCAAACGAGTGGAAGTTATGATTTTGCTATTTTACCAAATAGTATTATTAGTGATACTGCGCGTTTTGAAGCAATCAAAAATGCCTCAAGTGAGGCTTTTGATGAATTTGTATCCATTATGGCAATAAAAGGCCAGATTAATGCCAAACATCAATGA
- a CDS encoding Mur ligase family protein → MIISDYKAFLNSKSMNYQKIDYFMMFRMYEKYKNHLSLKPIIQIIGTNGKGSTGRFLAQMLCESGFDVGHYTSPHIFSFNERFWRNYKLESDEKLNIAHQKLQEIFKQDLEKLSYFEYATFLAAMLFKDCDFVIFEAGLGGEYDATSVFLKQMSIVTKIGFDHMQILGNTLTSIARTKLKVLAKETICSYEQEKEVLEKLTKITLLKDINLHIMQKECDENLKLAIKTYSQKYHLPSFLEHNLSLASVAFSVLLNSKEKILNILKILPQLDLRGRCEEITPNLFIDVGHNELAAKAIKERFLGQKLILVYNSFLDKDVFAVLKTLKPIIDKIQIYEYESIDRKLATEQIKQISNELNISCEKFTFFDEKNKYLVFGSFVLVENFLKEYFAKK, encoded by the coding sequence ATGATAATAAGTGATTATAAAGCTTTTTTAAATTCTAAAAGTATGAATTATCAAAAAATTGATTATTTTATGATGTTTAGAATGTATGAAAAGTATAAAAATCATCTTTCATTAAAACCCATCATACAAATCATTGGCACTAATGGTAAAGGCAGCACAGGTCGTTTTTTAGCACAAATGCTTTGTGAGAGTGGCTTTGATGTAGGACATTATACTAGCCCACATATTTTTAGTTTTAATGAGAGATTTTGGCGAAATTATAAGCTTGAAAGTGATGAAAAATTAAATATAGCACATCAAAAATTGCAAGAAATTTTTAAGCAAGATTTAGAAAAATTAAGTTATTTTGAATATGCTACCTTTTTAGCAGCTATGCTTTTTAAGGATTGCGACTTTGTGATTTTTGAAGCAGGACTTGGCGGAGAATATGATGCAACTTCGGTATTTTTAAAGCAAATGAGTATAGTAACAAAAATTGGTTTTGATCATATGCAAATTTTAGGAAACACCTTAACAAGTATTGCAAGAACAAAGCTTAAGGTTTTAGCAAAAGAAACGATTTGCTCTTATGAGCAAGAAAAAGAAGTTTTGGAAAAACTTACAAAAATCACCCTTTTAAAAGATATAAATTTGCATATTATGCAAAAAGAGTGTGATGAGAATTTAAAGCTCGCAATTAAAACTTATTCGCAAAAATACCATTTGCCATCTTTTTTAGAGCATAATTTATCTTTAGCTTCTGTTGCTTTTAGTGTTCTTTTAAATTCTAAAGAAAAAATATTAAATATTTTAAAAATTTTACCCCAATTGGATCTAAGAGGAAGATGCGAAGAAATTACACCTAATTTATTTATAGATGTAGGTCATAATGAATTAGCAGCAAAAGCGATTAAAGAGCGTTTTTTAGGGCAAAAACTGATACTTGTTTATAATAGTTTTTTAGATAAAGATGTTTTTGCTGTTTTAAAAACTTTAAAGCCTATAATTGATAAAATTCAAATTTATGAATATGAAAGCATAGACAGAAAGCTTGCAACAGAGCAGATTAAACAAATTTCTAATGAGTTAAATATTTCGTGTGAAAAATTTACTTTTTTTGATGAGAAAAATAAATATCTTGTTTTTGGCTCTTTTGTTTTGGTTGAAAATTTTTTAAAGGAATATTTTGCTAAAAAATAA